In a genomic window of Magnolia sinica isolate HGM2019 chromosome 14, MsV1, whole genome shotgun sequence:
- the LOC131224742 gene encoding protein TRANSPORT INHIBITOR RESPONSE 1-like gives MALIFPEEVLEHIFSFIVSDKDRNAVSLVCKSWYQIDRCCRHRIFIGNCYAASPSVLIRRFPEIRSVSLKGKPHFADFNLVPSDWGGSVGPWIEAMAEAYPCLEELRLKRMVVTDDNLELLSRAFKNFRVLVLVSCEGFTTNGLAAVAANCRNLRELDLQENDVDDSSGHWLSQFPESCTSLVSLNIACLEGEVNFSVLERLVARCPNLKTLRLNHAVPLDKLANVLRQAPQLVDLGTGAFSAEPRPELYLKLASAFEGCKQLKSLSGFWSVVPTYLPAIYSICAGITSLNLSYASVQGPDLIKLVSQCRSLQRLWVLDYIEDNGLDVVAASCKDLRELRVFPSDPYGGAGQPVSLTEQGLVAVSAGCPVLNSVLYFCRQMSNAALLTVARNRPNLTRFRLCIIEPQMPDYLTQQPLDIGFGAIVKSCKDLRRLSMSGLLTDRVFEYIGVHAKQLEMLSVAFAGESDLGLHHVLSGCKSLRKLEIRDCPFGDKALIANAAKFETMRSLWMSSCSVSFGACKLLAEKMPRLNVEVIDESGQPDSQPESCPVEKIYVYRTIAGPRSDMPDFVRTM, from the exons ATGGCCTTGATCTTCCCAGAAGAAGTCCTTGAGCACATCTTCTCCTTCATCGTCTCCGACAAGGATCGGAACGCCGTCTCCCTCGTCTGCAAGTCTTGGTACCAGATCGACCGGTGCTGCCGGCATCGGATCTTCATCGGCAACTGCTACGCTGCCAGCCCTAGTGTCTTGATCCGACGGTTCCCAGAGATCCGCTCCGTTTCCTTGAAAGGGAAGCCGCATTTCGCGGACTTCAACCTGGTGCCGTCCGATTGGGGAGGGAGTGTGGGCCCATGGATAGAGGCCATGGCAGAGGCCTACCCCTGTCTGGAGGAGCTGAGGCTGAAACGGATGGTCGTGACGGACGATAACTTGGAATTGCTTTCTCGCGCCTTCAAGAATTTTAGGGTTCTGGTTTTGGTCTCCTGCGAGGGTTTCACCACCAACGGTCTTGCCGCTGTCGCCGCCAATTGcag GAACCTGAGGGAGCTCGATCTACAAGAGAATGATGTGGATGATTCGAGCGGACACTGGCTCAGTCAATTCCCCGAGTCATGCACATCGCTGGTGTCCCTCAACATTGCCTGCCTGGAAGGGGAGGTGAACTTCTCCGTTCTGGAGCGCCTGGTGGCAAGGTGCCCCAATCTCAAGACCCTCAGGCTCAACCACGCTGTGCCCCTCGACAAGCTGGCCAACGTCCTTCGACAGGCGCCGCAGCTGGTCGATTTGGGCACTGGTGCCTTCTCTGCAGAACCTCGACCGGAGCTCTACTTGAAGCTGGCAAGTGCCTTCGAGGGATGCAAGCAGCTAAAGAGCCTGTCTGGGTTCTGGTCGGTGGTCCCCACTTATCTTCCGGCCATCTATTCTATCTGTGCAGGGATCACATCGTTGAATTTGAGCTATGCCTCTGTACAAGGCCCTGATCTCATCAAGCTTGTTAGTCAGTGCCGAAGTCTACAGCGCTTATGG GTGCTGGATTACATCGAAGACAACGGCTTAGATGTTGTGGCTGCATCGTGCAAGGACTTGCGGGAGCTCCGAGTTTTCCCATCAGATCCATACGGTGGTGCCGGGCAGCCAGTCTCACTTACAGAGCAGGGCCTTGTTGCTGTCTCTGCTGGCTGCCCTGTGCTCAACTCTGTCCTCTACTTCTGCCGCCAGATGTCCAATGCCGCCCTTCTCACTGTTGCTCGCAACCGCCCCAACCTGACCCGTTTCCGGCTCTGCATCATTGAGCCCCAGATGCCCGACTATCTCACCCAACAGCCACTCGACATTGGCTTTGGTGCCATTGTCAAGTCCTGCAAGGACCTCCGGCGCCTCTCCATGTCTGGCCTCCTCACTGATCGCGTATTTGAGTACATTGGGGTCCATGCCAAGCAACTCGAGATGCTATCAGTGGCGTTTGCTGGGGAGAGCGACCTGGGCCTCCACCACGTGCTGTCTGGGTGCAAGAGCCTCCGGAAGCTGGAGATTAGGGACTGCCCCTTTGGTGACAAGGCCCTCATAGCCAACGCTGCGAAGTTTGAGACAATGCGATCCCTTTGGATGTCATCATGCTCTGTGAGCTTTGGGGCATGCAAGCTGTTGGCGGAAAAGATGCCCCGTCTCAATGTCGAGGTCATCGATGAGAGCGGACAGCCCGACTCACAGCCTGAGAGCTGCCCCGTTGAGAAGATCTACGTCTACAGGACAATTGCAGGGCCCAGGTCGGACATGCCGGACTTTGTTCGGACCATGTAG